In Sphingomonas oryzagri, the genomic stretch CGGCACGGTCGAGGCGCAATACAAGGTCGGCCTGTCGGACTATACGCCGGTGCTGGATGGCCAGCAGACCCTGCTTCAAACACAGAACAGTCTCGCCCAGAGTGACGTGCGGCTGCGGCAGGACATGGCATCGCTTTACAAAGCGCTCGGCGGGGGGTGGCAACTCGCTTCCGCTCGGGGCTCTATAGGACCGGCGGCAGCATCCCCCGCGTCCTTAAATGAACGAATGGCAACTCTTGGCGTTCGCAGCAGGCGTCAGAATGACCGACATTAGGCGCGTAACCGCCATTCCGTGACACTCTCGTCCAGTGCCGAGAAGCCGGGCCGACTTGCGACCCGGCTCGAGAATTCACGGCATCAGGACAGTATCTACGACGTGAATCACCCCGTTGGACTGCATCACGTCCTTGATGGTGACGGTCGACATGCCACCCTTGGCATCGGTGAGCATGAGCTTCCCGCCCATCATCGTGGCGGTCAGCGGTTCGCCCTCGACCGTAGTGAGCATGGCCTTGCCTCCGCCTTGCTTGATCGCGGCAGCGATATCCTTCGATGTCATCCGGCCGGCAACGACGTGATAGGTCAGGATCTTGGTTAGCTGATCCTTGTTCTCGGGCTTCATCAGCGTATCGACGGTGCCGGCGGGCAGCTTGTCGAAGGCCGCATTCGTTGGCGCAAACACCGTAAACGGCCCGGCGCCCGAGAGCGTATCGACCAGCCCGGCAGCCTTGACGGCGGCGACCAGCGTCGTGTGATCCTTCGAGTTCATGGCATTTTCGGGGATCGTCTTCATCTGCGACATGGCGGCGCCGCCCACCATCGGATTGGCCAAGACAGGCGTCATCGC encodes the following:
- a CDS encoding fasciclin domain-containing protein, whose translation is MTPVLANPMVGGAAMSQMKTIPENAMNSKDHTTLVAAVKAAGLVDTLSGAGPFTVFAPTNAAFDKLPAGTVDTLMKPENKDQLTKILTYHVVAGRMTSKDIAAAIKQGGGKAMLTTVEGEPLTATMMGGKLMLTDAKGGMSTVTIKDVMQSNGVIHVVDTVLMP